The following coding sequences lie in one Chionomys nivalis chromosome 8, mChiNiv1.1, whole genome shotgun sequence genomic window:
- the LOC130879024 gene encoding olfactory receptor 10T2-like encodes MGNHTTVTTFLLWGFSSFPELQTLLFTVILLSHVTILLANALIMSAIKLNHNLHTPMYFFLFALSFSETCTTMVILPRMLVDLQSESKTISLPECATQMFFFFGLGGNNCFILSAMSYDRYTAIHNPLHYPILMTQKICFQLIVASGVVGFAVSLCIVIIIFNLSFCNSYIIQHFFCDIEPVVSLACNYTFYQKVILLAFTAFVLVGSFVLIMVSYVFIVTIVVKMPSARGRYKTFSTCSSHFTVVFIHYGFACFVYLRPKNSDSFRDDTLLAMTYTILTPLLNPIIYSLRNKDMQTALRKDLGNIIKFFPKMMNKRS; translated from the coding sequence ATGGGCAATCACACCACAGTGACCACATTCCTTCTGTGGGGATTTTCCAGTTTCCCAGAACTGCAGACTCTACTCTTCACTGTGATTCTCCTCTCCCATGTGACCATCCTCCTAGCAAATGCATTGATCATGTCAGCCATCAAGCTCAACCACAACCTTCACActcccatgtactttttcctctttgctttgtCCTTTTCAGAAACCTGCACCACTATGGTGATCCTACCCCGAATGTTAGTGGACTTGCAATCAGAGAGCAAAACCATTTCTCTCCCTGAGTGTGCCAcacagatgtttttcttctttgggttggGAGGCAACAACTGCTTCATCTTGTCTGCCATGTCCTATGACCGTTACACCGCCATCCACAACCCCCTACATTATCCAATCCTGATGACTCAAAAGATCTGCTTCCAGCTCATCGTGGCCTCTGGGGTGGTTGGCTTTGCAGTTTCTCTGTGCATTGTCATCATAATATTCAACTTGTCTTTTTGTAACTCCTACATCATTCAGCACTTTTTTTGTGATATCGAGCCTGTGGTCTCCCTTGCCTGTAATTACACATTTTATCAAAAAGTGATTCTGCTTGCATTCACTGCCTTTGTGCTGGTGGGCAGCTTTGTTTTGATCATGGTTTCTTATGTCTTCATCGTGACAATAGTTGTGAAGATGCCCTCCGCCAGGGGAAGGTATAAGACCTTTTCAACTTGCTCCTCCCACTTCACTGTGGTTTTCATACACTAtgggtttgcttgttttgtctaTCTGAGACCCAAGAACAGTGACTCTTTCAGGGATGACACACTATTGGCAATGACATACACCATTCTGACACCTCTGCTCAACCCCATCATTTATAGTCTAAGGAACAAAGACATGCAGACAGCTCTGAGAAAGGACCTAGGCAACATAATCAAGTTTTTTCCTAAAATGATGAATAAAAGATCCTAA